A portion of the Ricinus communis isolate WT05 ecotype wild-type chromosome 10, ASM1957865v1, whole genome shotgun sequence genome contains these proteins:
- the LOC8267114 gene encoding high mobility group B protein 6 encodes MHNLRRKSGRKPLQPKNSPATPVTVTQIHILKPKQQLVEISVANKENNPIHGTPTKLIIEPLDASLAEELSAIRKKAERLKLEREKTEEMLNERGRMLDLKMKEMEERCEIQKSLEIQVDRLFRLKELQFSSMKISPMRSLREKEHGKNSSQVHWQDMKGKGMEESTTGSGLESPCSSSSSVSSQLVAVK; translated from the exons atgcACAACCTCCGTCGAAAATCTGGCCGTAAGCCTCTCCAGCCAAAGAATTCACCTGCCACTCCGGTAACTGTAACCCAGATTCATATTCTAAAGCCAAAGCAACAGTTGGTTGAGATCTCAGTAGCTAACAAGGAGAACAACCCCATCCATGGAACACCGACAAAGCTCATTATTGAGCCGCTGGATGCATCGCTGGCTGAAGAACTGAGCGCCATTAGGAAGAAGGCAGAGAGGCTGAaattagagagagagaaaactGAGGAAATGCTGAATGAGAGAGGGAGAATGTTGGatttgaaaatgaaagaaatggaGGAGAGATGTGAGATCCAAAAGAGCCTTGAGATTCAAGTTGATAGACTCTTCAGATTGAAGGAACTCCAGTTTTCTTCTATG AAAATTTCTCCGATGCGATCCCTGAGAGAAAAAGAACACGGGAAGAATAGTTCTCAAGTCCATTGGCAG GATATGAAAGGTAAGGGCATGGAGGAATCAACGACTGGAAGTGGATTAGAAAGCCCCTGTTCAAGCTCCAGTTCAGTTTCCTCACAGCTTGTGGCAGTGAAATGA
- the LOC8267115 gene encoding uncharacterized protein LOC8267115 — translation MCDCISSTPLSFSTIQIQSSDKSTSKRFRTINIRGSSPKIGGLNLIPTRAGKNSNEFYSELEFREKEIKELELESRMQSDKDTESPDLDILELKDRVEEEDLVRFYDRNEKMGLRRGKQVIRRSNLLAKQVISIHSALNLGFVSQIWVDIASWMVLVVEVRPNLLSGESERLLLEDVRRVGDVVLVEDETVLENEIKMVGLETLVGYSIVTPGRRYIGKVRGYSFNVNSGAVELLELDSFGISIIPSSLVSTYALPVEDVLEVLSDTVIVHEAAASRIQRLTKGFWDAQNVGSSIDEIEEYSDSEFSVRSDHVRSTRRTSRNQKFRPKIRKSEDDLELPMDYL, via the exons ATGTGCGATTGCATTTCCTCTACTCCTCTATCCTTCTCTACCATCCAGATACAAAGCTCAGACAAATCAACTTCAAAACGCTTTCGTACGATCAATATCCGTGGTTCAAGTCCAAAAATTGGCGGATTAAATTTAATACCCACAAGAGCCGGAAAAAATTCCAACGAATTTTACAGTGAATTAGAGTttagagagaaagaaataaaagaattggAGTTGGAATCGAGAATGCAAAGTGATAAGGACACTGAATCCCCTGATTTGGATATTCTTGAATTGAAGGATAGAGTAGAAGAGGAAGATTTAGTTAGGTTTTATGACAGGAACGAGAAAATGGGATTGAGGAGAGGTAAACAAGTGATAAGGAGATCTAATTTGTTGGCAAAACAAGTGATCAGTATTCACTCTGCTCTTAATTTGGGTTTTGTATCTCAAATTTGGGTGGACATTGCTTCT TGGATGGTATTAGTTGTAGAAGTCAGGCCAAACTTGCTTTCTGGGGAATCAGAGAGACTTCTGCTAGAGGATGTTAGACGG GTTGGTGATGTTGTGCTTGTCGAGGATGAAACTGTGCTGgagaatgaaataaaaatggtTGGCCTTGAAACGTTG GTAGGATACAGCATCGTGACACCAGGTCGCCGATACATTGGGAAG GTGCGGGGATACTCTTTCAACGTTAATTCAGGGGCTGTGGAATTGCTCGAGCTTGATTCATTTGGAATTTCCATCATTCCATCTAGTTTG GTCAGTACCTATGCTTTACCTGTAGAGGATGTCCTTGAAGTTTTATCAGACACTGTTATTGTGCATGAGGCAGCAGCATCACGAATACAAAGGTTAACAAAG GGTTTCTGGGACGCACAGAATGTGGGGTCTTCCATAGATGAAATTGAAGAATATTCTGATAGTGAATTTTCTGTTAGATCTGATCATGTTCGGAGTACAAGGAGAACCTCTCGCAATCAGAAATTCCGCCCAAAAATTCGAAAATCTGAGGATGATTTGGAGCTTCCAATGGATTACTTGTGA
- the LOC8267116 gene encoding serine/threonine-protein kinase AtPK2/AtPK19, which produces MVSSQFSELSKAHMCKPFRSQLLFTENPPPPDALVSDVELDFADVFGPLPVQTSTEVNSGDLANPLSGADVTELIYDDPVVIHNRSHSLVGPSSFVSHSLKLNKLTLHETEDSMELLELDESSLDDDNSEKATDDVSGDALEVRSVGIEDFEVLKVVGQGAFGKVYQVKKKGTSEIYAMKVMRKDKIVEKNHVEYMKAERDILTKVDHPFIVQLKYSFQTKYRLYLILDFINGGHLFFQLYHQGLFREDLARIYAAEIVSAVCHLHANGIMHRDLKPENILLDADGHVMLTDFGLAKQFDENTRSNSMCGTVEYMAPEIVLGRGHDKAADWWSVGVLLYEMLTGKPPFIGGNREKIQQKIVKDKMKLPAFLSSEAHSLLKGLLQKDVSKRLGNGPTGGEEIKRHKWLKPINWKKLDAREIQPSFRPQVAGKHCIANFEKRWTDMPLSDSPAASPKSNVNPFVNFSYVRPAAFFLQKNSSVY; this is translated from the exons ATGGTTTCCTCTCAATTTTCTGAGTTGTCCAAGGCTCACATGTGCAAACCATTCCGCAGCCAGTTGCTTTTTACTGAGAACCCTCCACCTCCAGATGCTCTAGTGTCAGATGTTGAGCTAGATTTTGCTGATGTCTTTGGTCCCTTACCAGTTCAGACATCAACTGAAGTGAATTCTGGCGATTTGGCAAATCCTTTGTCTGGGGCAGATGTTACTGAGCTTATTTATGATGATCCTGTTGTCATTCACAACCGATCGCATTCACTAGTTGgtccttcttcttttgttaGCCATTCCTTGAAGCTCAATAAACTCACTTTACATGAGACAGAGGATTCAATGGAACTACTGGAGCTTGATGAGTCATCCTTAGATGACGACAATAGTGAGAAAGCTACTGATGATGTGAGTGGAGATGCTTTGGAGGTCCGTAGTGTAGGCATTGAAGATTTTGAGGTTTTGAAAGTTGTTGGGCAGGGTGCATTTGGGAAAGTCTATCAGGTTAAGAAAAAAGGTACGTCGGAAATATATGCGATGAAAGTCATGCGGAAGGACAAGATAGTGGAGAAGAATCACGTTGAATACATGAAAGCAGAGAGGGATATTTTGACCAAAGTTGATCATCCCTTTATTGTCCAGCTCAAGTACTCCTTCCAG ACCAAATATAGATTGTACCTTATTTTGGACTTCATTAATGGCGGTCACCTCTTTTTTCAACTCTATCACCAAGGCCTTTTCag GGAGGATCTGGCTCGTATATATGCTGCTGAGATAGTTTCTGCGGTTTGCCACCTTCATGCAAATGGCATAATGCATAGGGATCTAAAACCTGAAAATATCCTACTGGATGCTGATGGTCAT GTAATGTTGACTGATTTTGGCCTGGCAAAACAATTCGACGAAAATACACGATCAAACTCCATGTGTGGAACTGTTGAGTACATGGCACCTGAAATTGTTCTTGGAAGGGGCCATGACAAGGCTGCAGATTGGTGGAGTGTGGGAGTTTTATTGTATGAGATGCTGACTGGAAAG CCTCCTTTTATTGGTGGGAACAGGGAGAAAATTCAACAAAAGATTGTGAAGGATAAGATGAAGCTACCAGCCTTTTTGTCAAGTGAAGCACATTCTTTGTTGAAAGGG CTGCTACAAAAGGATGTCAGCAAGCGCCTAGGGAATGGACCTACAGGAGGCGAGGAAATTAAGCGTCACAAGTGGTTGAAGCCAATAAACTGGAAAAAATTGGATGCAAGAGAAATCCAGCCCAGTTTCCGTCCACAGGTAGCTGGGAAGCACTGCATTGCAAACTTTGAGAAACGATGGACTGATATGCCACTGTCAGATTCTCCAGCTGCTAGCCCCAAGAGTAATGTGAACCCTTTTGTCAACTTCAGTTATGTAAGGCCTGCGGCttttttccttcaaaagaACAGCTCGGTGTACTAG
- the LOC107262014 gene encoding serine/threonine-protein kinase STN8, chloroplastic isoform X2, with translation MASLLSPTAATIQLYPKILCFSASKPTFTFHHNLQSFSNRLKDNPGRCNCNRFLGEIADDLLQNTLHLDHIPVIQSGLVQFQSITEELSEFQKWGFLIFAGLTWIYLTARPGVLVGAIDAYLLAPLQLGLASLSGRRGLKSSDFVLGNKLGEGSFGVVYSGVFVPNNVAEEKRTKSRGREKALDLDGRFKEKVILKKVKVGIKGAEEFGEVEEWFNYRMSRAAPETCAKFLGSFVAEKTNTQFTQGVKWLVWKFEGDRNLADYMKDRNFPFNLESVMFGRVLQGVDSMERNALIIKQIMRQIITSLRKMHDTGIVHRDVKPANLVVTKKGQIKLIDFGAATDLRIGKNYVPNITLLDPDYCPPELYVLPEETPVPPPEPIAALLSPILWQVIGAFGFAFEVILSSKPDRLLFGLLKQVKL, from the exons ATGGCTTCTCTACTCTCTCCAACAGCTGCCACAATTCAATTGTATCCTAAAATTCTTTGCTTTTCCGCTTCGAAGCCTACCTTTACTTTCCATCATAATCTACAGTCTTTCTCTAACCGTTTGAAAGATAACCCAGGAAGATGCAATTGCAATAGATTTCTTGGTGAAATCGCAGATGATTTATTACAAAACACTCTTCACCTTGACCACATCCCTGTCATTCAATCTGGGTTGGTGCAGTTCCAGAGCATTACTGAGGAATTATCAGAGTTTCAAAAATGGGGATTCTTAATTTTTGCTGGGTTGACATGGATTTACTTAACTGCAAGGCCAGGTGTTCTAGTAGGCGCTATTGATGCTTATCTTCTGGCTCCTTTGCAACTGGGTTTGGCTAGTTTGAGTGGGAGGCGGGGTTTGAAGAGTAGTGATTTTGTGCTTGGGAATAAATTGGGAGAAGGGTCTTTTGGCGTTGTGTACTCTGGGGTATTTGTTCCAAACAATGTTGCTGAAGAAAAGAGAACGAAGAGTAGGGGAAGAGAAAAAGCACTGGACTTGGATGGGAGATTCAAAGAAAAGGTTATTCTGAAAAAG GTGAAAGTTGGAATAAAAGGGGCCGAAGAATTTGGTGAAGTTGAGGAGTGGTTTAATTATAGGATGTCAAGAGCAGCACCTGAAACATGTGCTAAGTTCCTCGGAAGTTTTGTTGCTGAGAAAACAAATACACAGTTTACACAGGGTGTAAAATGGCTTGTCTGGAAATTTGAG GGCGATCGAAATCTTGCTGATTACATGAAAGATCGGAACTTTCCTTTTAATTTGGAGTCTGTAATGTTTGGACGGGTCTTGCAAGGAGTAGATTCTATGGAACGAAATGCATTGATCATCAAGCAAATAATGCGCCAAATTATTACTTCACTTAGAAAGATGCATGACACGGGAATTGTTCACCGGGATGTAAAGCCAGCCAACTTGGTTGTGACAAAGAAAGGGCAGATCAAGCTCATAGATTTTGGAGCAGCTACTGACCTTCGAATAGGCAAGAACTATGTACCAAATATTACTCTGCTGGACCCTGACTATTGTCCACCTGAACTATATGTGCTCCCAGAGGAGACACCAGTTCCTCCCCCCGAGCCCATTGCTGCTTTGCTTTCTCCAATTCTGTGGCAG GTTATAGGAGCTTTTGGGTTTGCCTTCGAGGTAATCTTGTCTTCAAAGCCTGACAGACTTCTCTTCGGACTTcttaaacaagtcaagttATGA
- the LOC107262014 gene encoding serine/threonine-protein kinase STN8, chloroplastic isoform X1: MASLLSPTAATIQLYPKILCFSASKPTFTFHHNLQSFSNRLKDNPGRCNCNRFLGEIADDLLQNTLHLDHIPVIQSGLVQFQSITEELSEFQKWGFLIFAGLTWIYLTARPGVLVGAIDAYLLAPLQLGLASLSGRRGLKSSDFVLGNKLGEGSFGVVYSGVFVPNNVAEEKRTKSRGREKALDLDGRFKEKVILKKVKVGIKGAEEFGEVEEWFNYRMSRAAPETCAKFLGSFVAEKTNTQFTQGVKWLVWKFEGDRNLADYMKDRNFPFNLESVMFGRVLQGVDSMERNALIIKQIMRQIITSLRKMHDTGIVHRDVKPANLVVTKKGQIKLIDFGAATDLRIGKNYVPNITLLDPDYCPPELYVLPEETPVPPPEPIAALLSPILWQLNSPDLFDMYSAGIVLLQMAIPTLRSIGGLKNFNAEIKTVEYDLNRWRKYTRLRPDLTILDLDSGRGWDLATKLISERGNSFRGRLSAAAALRHPYFLLGGDQAAAVLSKLTLTK; this comes from the exons ATGGCTTCTCTACTCTCTCCAACAGCTGCCACAATTCAATTGTATCCTAAAATTCTTTGCTTTTCCGCTTCGAAGCCTACCTTTACTTTCCATCATAATCTACAGTCTTTCTCTAACCGTTTGAAAGATAACCCAGGAAGATGCAATTGCAATAGATTTCTTGGTGAAATCGCAGATGATTTATTACAAAACACTCTTCACCTTGACCACATCCCTGTCATTCAATCTGGGTTGGTGCAGTTCCAGAGCATTACTGAGGAATTATCAGAGTTTCAAAAATGGGGATTCTTAATTTTTGCTGGGTTGACATGGATTTACTTAACTGCAAGGCCAGGTGTTCTAGTAGGCGCTATTGATGCTTATCTTCTGGCTCCTTTGCAACTGGGTTTGGCTAGTTTGAGTGGGAGGCGGGGTTTGAAGAGTAGTGATTTTGTGCTTGGGAATAAATTGGGAGAAGGGTCTTTTGGCGTTGTGTACTCTGGGGTATTTGTTCCAAACAATGTTGCTGAAGAAAAGAGAACGAAGAGTAGGGGAAGAGAAAAAGCACTGGACTTGGATGGGAGATTCAAAGAAAAGGTTATTCTGAAAAAG GTGAAAGTTGGAATAAAAGGGGCCGAAGAATTTGGTGAAGTTGAGGAGTGGTTTAATTATAGGATGTCAAGAGCAGCACCTGAAACATGTGCTAAGTTCCTCGGAAGTTTTGTTGCTGAGAAAACAAATACACAGTTTACACAGGGTGTAAAATGGCTTGTCTGGAAATTTGAG GGCGATCGAAATCTTGCTGATTACATGAAAGATCGGAACTTTCCTTTTAATTTGGAGTCTGTAATGTTTGGACGGGTCTTGCAAGGAGTAGATTCTATGGAACGAAATGCATTGATCATCAAGCAAATAATGCGCCAAATTATTACTTCACTTAGAAAGATGCATGACACGGGAATTGTTCACCGGGATGTAAAGCCAGCCAACTTGGTTGTGACAAAGAAAGGGCAGATCAAGCTCATAGATTTTGGAGCAGCTACTGACCTTCGAATAGGCAAGAACTATGTACCAAATATTACTCTGCTGGACCCTGACTATTGTCCACCTGAACTATATGTGCTCCCAGAGGAGACACCAGTTCCTCCCCCCGAGCCCATTGCTGCTTTGCTTTCTCCAATTCTGTGGCAG CTGAACAGTCCTGATCTATTTGATATGTATTCTGCTGGAATTGTACTCTTGCAAATGGCGATACCAACCTTAAGGTCTATTGGAGGCTTAAAGAATTTCAATGCAGAAATAAAGACAGTTGAATATGACTTGAATCGATGGAGGAAATACACTCGATTGAGACCTGATTTAACAATTCTTGACCTCGATTCAGGTAGAGGGTGGGATCTAGCTACAAAACTTATATCAGAAAGAGGCAACTCATTCAGGGGCCGTTTATCAGCTGCTGCTGCTCTGAGGCATCCTTATTTTTTGTTGGGTGGTGATCAGGCAGCTGCAGTCCTTTCAAAGTTGACTTTAACTAAATAG